From the Ictalurus furcatus strain D&B chromosome 19, Billie_1.0, whole genome shotgun sequence genome, one window contains:
- the tspan11 gene encoding tetraspanin-11 isoform X2, giving the protein MGSVYKDDQDDWVTVCLKYLLFVFNFLFWMGGGVVMGVGIWTLIDKGDYLSLLASSTFAVSAYILLLAGGLVMVTGFLGCCAVIREQRSLLSTYFSCLLVIFLIELVAGVLAYVYYQRLSEELKQHLSKTMMENYAQPGKEGITQAVDRLQQDFNCCGSNNSFDWQHSVYVMSPESENRVVPDSCCKTVTDRCGRRDHPSNIYKVEGGCITKLEQFLADHLLIIGAVGIGVACLQICGMVFTYCLHRRIKLDPY; this is encoded by the exons ATGGGGAGCGTGTATAAGGATGACCAGGATGACTGGGTTACCGTTTGTCTCAAATACCTTCTTTTCGTCTTCAACTTCCTGTTCTGG ATGGGTGGAGGGGTCGTGATGGGGGTGGGGATTTGGACTCTGATTGATAAAGGAGATTATTTGAGCCTGCTGGCCTCCAGCACGTTCGCCGTGTCAGCGTATATCCTCCTGCTGGCTGGTGGCCTGGTCATGGTCACGGGCTTCCTGGGCTGCTGTGCCGTCATCCGCGAGCAGAGGAGCCTACTTTCTACG TACTTCTCATGTTTGCTGGTGATATTCCTGATCGAACTTGTTGCTGGAGTTCTAGCATATGTGTATTATCAAAGG TTGAGTGAGGAGCTGAAGCAGCACCTGAGTAAGACAATGATGGAGAACTACGCTCAGCCGGGGAAGGAGGGCATCACTCAGGCAGTGGACCGACTGCAGCAAGAC TTTAATTGCTGTGGAAGCAACAACTCCTTCGATTGGCAGCACAGCGTGTACGTCATGTCCCCGGAGTCTGAAAACAGGGTGGTTCCTGACAGCTGCTGCAAGACCGTGACTGATCGCTGTGGCCGGAGAGACCATCCTTCCAACATCTATAAAGTGGAG GGTGGCTGTATTACTAAGCTGGAACAGTTCCTGGCTGACCACCTGCTCATCATCGGTGCTGTAGGGATCGGTGTGGCCTGTCTACAG
- the tspan11 gene encoding tetraspanin-11 isoform X3 codes for MGSVYKDDQDDWVTVCLKYLLFVFNFLFWMGGGVVMGVGIWTLIDKGDYLSLLASSTFAVSAYILLLAGGLVMVTGFLGCCAVIREQRSLLSTYFSCLLVIFLIELVAGVLAYVYYQRLSEELKQHLSKTMMENYAQPGKEGITQAVDRLQQDFNCCGSNNSFDWQHSVYVMSPESENRVVPDSCCKTVTDRCGRRDHPSNIYKVEGGCITKLEQFLADHLLIIGAVGIGVACLQKENKKTRLCQWKMECYS; via the exons ATGGGGAGCGTGTATAAGGATGACCAGGATGACTGGGTTACCGTTTGTCTCAAATACCTTCTTTTCGTCTTCAACTTCCTGTTCTGG ATGGGTGGAGGGGTCGTGATGGGGGTGGGGATTTGGACTCTGATTGATAAAGGAGATTATTTGAGCCTGCTGGCCTCCAGCACGTTCGCCGTGTCAGCGTATATCCTCCTGCTGGCTGGTGGCCTGGTCATGGTCACGGGCTTCCTGGGCTGCTGTGCCGTCATCCGCGAGCAGAGGAGCCTACTTTCTACG TACTTCTCATGTTTGCTGGTGATATTCCTGATCGAACTTGTTGCTGGAGTTCTAGCATATGTGTATTATCAAAGG TTGAGTGAGGAGCTGAAGCAGCACCTGAGTAAGACAATGATGGAGAACTACGCTCAGCCGGGGAAGGAGGGCATCACTCAGGCAGTGGACCGACTGCAGCAAGAC TTTAATTGCTGTGGAAGCAACAACTCCTTCGATTGGCAGCACAGCGTGTACGTCATGTCCCCGGAGTCTGAAAACAGGGTGGTTCCTGACAGCTGCTGCAAGACCGTGACTGATCGCTGTGGCCGGAGAGACCATCCTTCCAACATCTATAAAGTGGAG GGTGGCTGTATTACTAAGCTGGAACAGTTCCTGGCTGACCACCTGCTCATCATCGGTGCTGTAGGGATCGGTGTGGCCTGTCTACAG aaagaaaataaaaaaacaaggctATGTCAATGGAAAATGGAATGTTATAGCTGA
- the tspan11 gene encoding tetraspanin-11 isoform X1, with protein MGSVYKDDQDDWVTVCLKYLLFVFNFLFWMGGGVVMGVGIWTLIDKGDYLSLLASSTFAVSAYILLLAGGLVMVTGFLGCCAVIREQRSLLSTYFSCLLVIFLIELVAGVLAYVYYQRLSEELKQHLSKTMMENYAQPGKEGITQAVDRLQQDFNCCGSNNSFDWQHSVYVMSPESENRVVPDSCCKTVTDRCGRRDHPSNIYKVEGGCITKLEQFLADHLLIIGAVGIGVACLQLAGALLTACFIYLLYKEEEEDFSDV; from the exons ATGGGGAGCGTGTATAAGGATGACCAGGATGACTGGGTTACCGTTTGTCTCAAATACCTTCTTTTCGTCTTCAACTTCCTGTTCTGG ATGGGTGGAGGGGTCGTGATGGGGGTGGGGATTTGGACTCTGATTGATAAAGGAGATTATTTGAGCCTGCTGGCCTCCAGCACGTTCGCCGTGTCAGCGTATATCCTCCTGCTGGCTGGTGGCCTGGTCATGGTCACGGGCTTCCTGGGCTGCTGTGCCGTCATCCGCGAGCAGAGGAGCCTACTTTCTACG TACTTCTCATGTTTGCTGGTGATATTCCTGATCGAACTTGTTGCTGGAGTTCTAGCATATGTGTATTATCAAAGG TTGAGTGAGGAGCTGAAGCAGCACCTGAGTAAGACAATGATGGAGAACTACGCTCAGCCGGGGAAGGAGGGCATCACTCAGGCAGTGGACCGACTGCAGCAAGAC TTTAATTGCTGTGGAAGCAACAACTCCTTCGATTGGCAGCACAGCGTGTACGTCATGTCCCCGGAGTCTGAAAACAGGGTGGTTCCTGACAGCTGCTGCAAGACCGTGACTGATCGCTGTGGCCGGAGAGACCATCCTTCCAACATCTATAAAGTGGAG GGTGGCTGTATTACTAAGCTGGAACAGTTCCTGGCTGACCACCTGCTCATCATCGGTGCTGTAGGGATCGGTGTGGCCTGTCTACAG TTAGCAGGAGCACTGTTGACTGCCTGCTTTATCTATCTGCtttataaagaagaagaagaggactTCTCTGATGTTTGA